The nucleotide window atggggtcgcacagagtcggatacgactgaagcgacttagcagcagcagcagcacctatcAAACGCTTAATAATTGCTGTCTTGGCTACTTGTCAGAAGAGGAAGTTACAACACAAGAAATGACATCAGGCTGTATTTCATTACCATGTATTTCATTAGCGTTCGAAATGCTGGTGGGGGAATGGTCAGTCAATGCAAAATTCAGAATACTGCTTTCCGAGAAAGTCAAAGTTAAAACTGACTTCTTAGAGAAGATTTCACTAACTCCGCCAGTCCTGGAAGGCGAAATTAACGCCGGATTTCTCAAAGACTAcgttttcttctctgtattcccaGACCCTGTCCCTATGTTTGGTACACTGTGTTTCAAATGCACCTGCTGAATCCCGATTTGGGCGGGATTACGAATCCACGGGGCAATTTAgcgttaaaaacaaaacaaaacaaaccccccCAAACCAAAACTTCTTTTAGAACCAACTACATTAGGGAACCGTAACCAATCATTAGGCTGGCCAGGGGTTTCACTTAACAGTGGTCAGCAAAGTGGAATTTGAGATGTGCTTCAGAAGTAGCGAAAACGTGTTGGCTGTCGTTTCaggaaaacacagacacacaagcaCGCGCGCAATCACCCACAGACTGACAAATCACGAACATTCAGAGTGACTTAGAAACGAAGCGAGAGTGTGCCGCTCAGGGAGGCCCAGTTAGCGGGGTCGACAGGAAATTACAATTACGGCGTAGTAAGGGTTAAaatttggcaccccactccagtactcttgcctggaaaatcccatggacggaggagcctggtaggctgcagaccatggggtcacgaagagtcggacacgactgagcaacttcactttcacttttccctttcatgcattggagaaggaaatggcaacccactcctgtttttgcctggagaatcccagggacgggggagcctggtgggccgccgtctatggggtcacacagagtcggacacgactgaagcgacttagcagcagcaagggttaaaattaattttccacCTCAGCCTGGGGTGCCTGGGCTCCCAGAGCTTTAAAAGATCGCGCGGACAGCAGAGCCAGGCCCTTCTCGCGCTCCGTAGAAGAAGCTCTCTGGGCCTCCGCAGGCCGCGCCTCCAGCGGGAAATGACGTTAAGAAGCTGCCCGCGTTAGTGCCTGCTTCGTGAGCCAATGACCGGCCGAGCAGAGTCAGAAAGTTAGTAGGAGTCCTGTCTCAGGACCGCCTCAATCCGGAAAAcagaaattctccaggcccgGCATTGCCAGAGCCAGCTCTTTCATAGCAGGGAGTGCGCACGCGCCCAGGGGTCCTGGGAAACCCTTAAATACCGTCATGCAGGCTCATTCGTTCTCTTTCCCTGCCGCCGCGGAGCCGCGCGGAGGCGGAGGCTCGGGGTGAGTGAGGCAAAGTAAGGGTGTTGGTTATGCAGCGTGGCTGCATTTTACTTGGAGTTGGCGTTGAGTATGTGGGACTAATTGGGATCATTTCTTTAACTTATTGCTGTTTGTTTTGCAGTGCATTCAAGATTCGGCTCCACCCGTAACCCACCGCCATGGCCGAGGAAGGGTGAGTCCAGGGCTGGATGGTGGGGCGGGCAAAGCGTGGGCCTGGATCCAGTCGCGTGGTTTCTAGATGTGCCCTGGAGCCGTAAGCGCATCTGGCCTACCTTGCTGATAACTGTCGAGTCCAAGGCGTTAGATTGTGGGCGAGAATTTACCacattaaaaaacttaaaatttttgttttttagcattGCTGCTGGAGGTGTAATGGACGTTAATACTGCTCTGCAAGAGGTGCTGAAGACCGCCCTCATCCACGATGGCTTAGCACGTGGAATTCGCGAAGCTGCGAAAGCTTTAGACAAGTACGTGTATCAGTCTCAATACTGTGGGTTGTTGGAACCGGAGCAAAACTGCAGCTGAGGGAAGAAAGCGTGAAGTTCATggtgttagcacaaaagttctgAATGACATCCGTTCTACAGGAAACATAGGAAAAGGTATCAGCTCAGAACTCTAATGGCCCGCTGAGTGTGTGTTTTTGAATGGGGACGAACGTTTGATTCTTGAAGTAAAACTACAGTGTTTGAATGATGACTTAAGTTGTCGGATACCCCTTCACTCTTTGTATGAGTGAAATCTCATAGTCTGACAAACCTGTAGATTTGGGGGCTAATTTCACTGTTAGTTCGGGAATAGATGGGAACCTTCATTTTGAACTTTGGAGACTTAAACCACTAAATTACTGTGGCAGAAACATTGGGATTTAGCATGAAGTTAGTAAGTGGTAGCTGTAGGGGTCAATGTGGATGAGAAATACTTGTAAATTTACTCAGTGAGGTCTTGGGGCTGGTTATCTTGGCAAAACAACTGTTTAAGGTTTAAAGCCAAAATTAATGACCACTAAGCTGAgtgaaagctacagtccatggggtcgggaggagtcggacaggactgagcgacttcactttcacttttcactttcatgcattggagaaggaaatggcaacccactccagtgttcttgcctggagaatcccagggatgggggagcctggtgggctgccgtctatggggttgcagagagtcggacatgactgaagcgacttagcagcagcagcagcagcaagctgagtGAATTTAAATCTATTAATTTGGAGTAAATTTGCCAGTGGAACCAGCCTTTCTTGGAAAGCTGGTTAGAATGTCCTTTACTATTCTGCAGGGAAATGCTGTGCAATATTAGATTGGGCCCAGTAACAGGTAACAGTTAAACAGTTGCTATATGTGAAATTTAGAGTTTTACAAGTTATTGAAGATTAGGTGGTTCTATAGACAGATGGAAGTAAAGAAACAGTATGCTTTCTGGCAGCTACTTCAAACTGAAGTTGTGTTCTCCAATGCCTGGTTAGGTTTTTGCCAGTGTATCCAATGCAAAGATAATTCTGTTACAGACTGCAGGTGGATTTAGACCCAGATTTTAGCTTCTGCTGTTGGATTTTGCATTTCAGGCGCCAAGCCCATCTGTGTGTGCTTGCATCCAACTGTGATGAGCCTATGTATGTCAAGTTGGTGGAGGCCCTTTGTGCTGAGCATCAAATCAACCTGATTAAGGTAAGTTActctttggattttgtttttgtgaAAGAGAAATCAGCTTATTGTAAATTAGACCAGTTACAGACCTGTGTCCACATAAAGGCTATCCATAATGATTTTTGTCATTCCAGAGaaagtttttaaagaattcttcTGCAGGTCTGAAAAGCATCACAAACTTGGCATTTGTTGGCTATGCTAAAGCTAGTTAGGGAAGCATTTTTATTCCTGAAGATTTAAATGCTAGTTTTACGTTGATACAGAATAACCTGTGTAGGGTATTGATAGGTTTCTTTGGGCTGTACATGATGACAACTGGCTCCCTCTACTGAACCGTGGTGAGGAAACTGCCATGTCACCCTATCTGACTACAGCCACCTTTCATCTAATGTATTGTCAGTAGTATTAGTGCCTACTAGTGTggtgatttatttttgttcttattccCCCTAATAGGTGGATGACAACAAGAAACTAGGGGAATGGGTAGGCCTCTGTAAAATTGACAGAGAGGGAAAACCTCGTAAAGTGGTTGGTTGCAGTTGTGTGGTGGTGAAGGTAAGCTGATATTTATGTCTGGCATAAATGTTGTACTGGGTAACCATGCTTAACATGGGATATATATCAAGGTCTGTTTGGAGAAGTGATAATAGTTACATTACCATGCAAAACTTAAAAGCTTAAAAGTGATCGAGGGTTCATTATACAAAGTATGACTGTTAAATTTTGTGGTTAGATTTTTGTCCCATCCTTGTGTATATTACAAACACAAACAAGTGATGGTAAAATTGTCAGAAATGACACAACGTGGAATTTTGTGTGAATTTTTGAATGAGTTTTATGTAGATAGCTTCTGTCCAAGTGACGTTAGTGTGTCAGATGATTGTTTTTCAGTGTGTTAGTCAtgcagtcatatctgactctttgtgaccccatggactgtagcccaccaagagcctctgtccatggaattctccaggcaagaatactggagtggctagccattccctttcaAGGataatcctgacccagggatcaaacccgggtctcccacatcacaggcagattcaaaacaagcaaaaacatcTTAGTGATTGATTCTGatatagaaagtgaaaatgaaactcaTGGTGCTGGATAATACAGTTGTATCAGATATAAATATTGAATGTAATAGTTCTCAAAGTGTAAATGAAATAACAATTTTTGTCCAGGCCACAGGTGTTAGTTTCAGCAAAAATCTCCTGGTCAATAATGAGTTAACCCTGTAATAAGTCACTTAAAAGCAAAGGCGTAATTCTCAACAGACGTAGAAAGTCTTTCttacaaaaaaaaggaaataagccaTAATTAAGCCAGCCAAAGAATCTGCTAACCTGAATGTGTTTCTgcagaaatttagaaaatgctGGCAATAGGAAAGCCATGTTACGAGCCTTAAAGACAATGAAGTCATTAAGGTCCCTGAAAATGGCTACAAGGCATTTTAATGGTGGGAAATACTTAataaaatgtgctttttttttgtaaagcttCACTAACTACTGCTAACAACTTGGGAGTTTGTAAATTTTAGTAAAATCACATTTGTTTTTTAGGACTATGGCAAAGAATCTCAGGCCAAGGATGTCATCGAGGAGTACTTCAAATGcaagaaatgatgaaataaaaaactGATTTCTTGTTTTCCATCTCTGGCTTTTTATTTGGGGTAGGAAAATTAAAGTGTGTTAATGAAGGACAAAAGATTCATTGCAAAATAACTGGACGCATGCTGTTTGTCCTGGTTTCTAAGTGAAAGCATTTTTTGCAACCAGTAAGTAATTTCAGTTGGCAAGTAGAGCCCAAGTGAAGATAGGCTTGGTGATGGTCAGGGTTTTATTGGGTGGATATTTATGACTGACCCATAGCCTAGAAAAGTGAACTGGACAAATCAGCAAAATACAAAGGGAACTGGATTGGATTTAGGCTGTGGGGCACTAGAAGGTACGTGAAGCACAGGTGTGCTTTTGTACAGCCCATTAGGGCAGGTCAGGGTTTCTTATTTAAATATCAGTCACAGAAACATGTGCGTTCATGTACTCAAGTCCCCAAAATTCTCAGGGAAAGGCAATGGTGATCTGTGTACTTGAAGCCTGAGTCAAGTTGAGATTGTAGGAATATGAAATTCCCTTATAGATAACCAAGTGGGGTACTTTGAGTTTCTTTTAGTTTACCAGTCTAAATATGCAGTGACAGGGCACATGGGAAAAGGAATTAGTTTTAATTGCAGTTTCTCTATGTCTTAATATATTCTCTGTACTGTATTTGGTGCCATTTGAGTGTGTTTATGTAGTGGGAAAACCATATGTTTGATCTTTTATGGGAAATAGTGTAATTCAGGCTAGGAAAAATAGAATTACTGCAATGTGCCTTTTCGTACTGACTCACTGGCCCCTCTCAAAATTAGTGCTAGGAAGGCTTTGTTTGGCCTTTGTTactctcagttcagtcattcagttgtgtctgactgcaatCTCATGGACCTGTCCATCATGGGGCAGTATGATGGCACAAAGCCCTTGattaagggacatgagtttgcgcaaacacCAAgcgatgatggacagagaagcctggggagctgcagtaaatggggttgcagagttggacaggactcaatgactgaacaactgaattttttcccttttttgtgtaagagtaaggggcttccctggtggcttagctgtaaagaatccacctgcattgtgggagacctgggatcaatccctgtattgggaagattccttggagaagggaatggctacccactccagtattctggcctggagaattccatagtttGAGCAAGGCAGgctagtctatagggttgcagagttggacactgagcgaCTTGCAGAGCAAGAGGAAGAGCTATTGATCTAGACTGAGTGGCTTTACTAGGCTCTGCATTAAGTAATTAGCTAGCTTTTGTGCTCCCCAAGCTAGATTGAGTGTCCTCTGCTCCTACCTTATTTCACAGTCCATAGATGTCAGGTTTCAATGGCCCCAGTGTTGGATCTGCACTGCTCAGTTTCAGTGGAGTGATGTTCTTCATAACCTGTTCTACCTCTCCTGAGGTGCATCCTTTAAAACCCAGCTCTAAGAATTACAGTTGTGATTTCTGGTTGTGACTTGTCTGTAGTTTAtatgaaactgaagtcgctcagttgtgtctgactctttgcgaccgcgaccctgtggtctgtagcctaccaggctcctctgtccatggaattttccaggcaagagtactggagtgggctgccatttccttctccaggggatcttcccgatctaggtatcgaacctgggtctcctgcattgcagatagacacttttaccatctgaaccaccagggaagcccaggtttatATGAGGGAGCTCATCCAAAATGTCAGGGAAGAAGCAGGTGTCTTTAGTGGTGAAAATAATTCGCATTACCAAAGGAATTCTGGCCAGTCCATTACACGATACTGTTTTTTTTCCTACCGGGGAGAGTGAGACTTCCAGTTCACTTGAGCTGCAAGAAAACCTCCATGGCAGTTTTTTTCCTGTTCCTAATTATTTGTCTGGTCCtgactttattaaaatttctaGTATGTGTATTTTTGGTAAGCCACTTCAAATTCTTAACAAAGAACAACCAGGACATCCatagaaaaactgtaaaaacgCTGTATCAGGCTGAGACCTCTTGAGGTAGTGAAACCACTGAGgttaacaggcaggaaggccaggggtctccaaacgaggaaatagcctgcaagtgtcaaaCATTTTTACCTCTCAAGTGGCAGGAGTAAACAAACTAGCAAtaatttttcccttctctatacaaatttaaaaggtttctcttaaaatactgtgttgccataatgacacttgGTTTCatctgaagttaactattctcaaaccttgtgataaccaatgcattttcttttagaaatgtttgtcttaagctatgctaatgtgctatgcatttaccccaaactctgtcttcaagtcagttctgcctcatggctcagaacctacttgacaaaccagtatattATACTCAGATACTGTTCCCCTACTGTATGTaaacgaaactatttgtatggtaatctgtctTTCTACAAGATtgaagttaatcattttatggcccaggatgaaccatttggtgccaagattatcccaaaatgcatcttacaGGTGAAGGGCCTGgcgccattctgagttttaagacattcctttctttaattaacagactgctagtgactatataacatccagctgaagactagcaggggggtactctttctgctcccttctgatgcctatgtcagaagctttctctatctcctttatactttaataaaacttcattATACAAAGCTCCGAGCGATCAagctcatctctggccccggattgaattcttttccagaggccaagaatcgcGGCCGTCTTTTCATTCAGCAACAACTTTTCACCACTATATAGACAGAGGTGTTACAAAGCCTGGAAACATGGAAATATCTGTTAGTATTACTGAAGACTAATCTAAGCCTTAATATggtgcttgaatttgcttttttaattttctttatagatGAGTGTACAAAGAGCTGAGCTCAAGGAAAATGTTAGGCACAAGCAAGATTTGAATGCACCTTACACTTGATCCATCGTGGGAAGAGAGGATATTTAACCAAGGAGGGGAAATAAGATCTTGGCCTTCATTCCAGGCTGAGGATGGGGCAGGATGATGGTACAGAGGGATAGGGCATTGTCCCAGCTGGGGTCTTCATGAAGCTCAAGCCGCAAGGCAGAATTTGAAGCAGTAATGTCTAAGAGCAGCGGAGGTGTCGTGGCTGGGCTGTAGAGGTGCCC belongs to Bubalus kerabau isolate K-KA32 ecotype Philippines breed swamp buffalo chromosome 9, PCC_UOA_SB_1v2, whole genome shotgun sequence and includes:
- the RPS12 gene encoding small ribosomal subunit protein eS12 — translated: MAEEGIAAGGVMDVNTALQEVLKTALIHDGLARGIREAAKALDKRQAHLCVLASNCDEPMYVKLVEALCAEHQINLIKVDDNKKLGEWVGLCKIDREGKPRKVVGCSCVVVKDYGKESQAKDVIEEYFKCKK